The Panthera leo isolate Ple1 chromosome D4, P.leo_Ple1_pat1.1, whole genome shotgun sequence nucleotide sequence tttttttttttttttttttttttttttgagatgccTTAAGTGTTTTAACATGCATCTAAAACAGTGTGAACGGCCTGAAGATCATTTATGCTTTggcacttctgtttctttttgtttaattctgCCAATTTATGTTACTCTAAAAATATGTCCTTTCCGTACAGATTTCAAATTGATTTCAGTCATAACTCTAGGATAAATAAGGGCACGGTATTCCTCCTTAACTAAAATGTTTTAACTCAAATTCtgacatgataaaaaaaaaaaaaaaatctagtgtgATCTAGTCAAACTAACTGGTTGATCCTTTCCTGCGAGAGTCAAATTAAATTGAACGTTGTCGTGTCTTGTTATGGCTATGTGGTTTTTCTCCTTTGACTTATTGATGTGGCagattgtatttatatatttcctaGCAGGTAGCCATCCTTACATTTGGTCACAATATATTACTCTTTTAATGAGTTATGTTTCCGAGGATGTccttataattttgaaaatttaaaaaactttctctATGATAATATGCTGTTCAGTGTTCttacttttttgctttctttgggtttaaCTTGTTCCTTTTCTGACCTCTTCAGTGATTTcgtgtatatttattatttgttgtttaatgATAAATacttttaaggggtgcctgggtggctcagtcagttgagtgtccaactgcatctcaggtcatgatctcatggttcgtgagtttgagccccgtgttggactctgctggcagcttggagcctgctttgatttctgtgtttccttctctctctacccctcctctgcttgtgctctgcctctctgtctctctttctctctcaaaaataaataaacattaaagaagtaaataaataaatttggaaacaaaaacgCTAAATACTTTTAAGGCACTGACTTTGCCTGTTAAAATTTGTTGTTTCAAGATCCTCAAcattttttctgagaaatttcaaatatacagagAAGTTGGATTTTGCAATAAACACCTGTATACACTCACCATCTATACGCTTGTTAACATATTACTCTGTTTGCTTtatcacctatctatccatctctTTTTTTGGATACATTTTCAAGCAAGCTGAAGACATAGGTAAATTTTACTCCTAAACGCTTCTTGCTGCAGATTTtatgtgagttttcttttttttctgaatagttctattcctttctgattttctctttgattcgGTGCTTATTCAGGAGGTACTTACATTTCAGTTGGTGGGGTTTTTTAAGCACTAAAATATAATTGTTAGATCTGATTTTGTCGTATTTTGGTTAGAGTGTGCAGCCTGGGCTATAGACACTTACATGTTTGTGAGAGATTTAGTGCTGTGGATTCTTGGCAAGGGTAGCCAGCCTGTCCCAAGGTGTGCCCACCTGCAGTTGGGAGCACTGTTGGACAGCAATATGCTCGCGGTGTGTCCATCACTCTTGTTACTCCTCCTGTCTAAAACTCTTCACTGAAAGGGATTGAGCATTGTTCTGTCCGTTACCAATCCAAAAGGATATAAAGGTGTGCAGacctgaaggggaaaaaaggcacatCAAGACAACAACTCAAATTCTAAACTGAAAAAGGTTTAGCTCCATTCGGTGTATCCAGTGTGCCATCTTCTTGAAAAACACCAATTGGAAACATACAAATGAGGCAGAACATTCTTTACAtgagtttgcttattttttacaaAGTATTCCAAATCCTCAGAAGGAAGTGaaacagggaaatattttttcttgagcTGAGAGGACTTGACATATATACCATGTGATAATTTTGATGAAGATGAATGGTAGGCAGTTGGGGCACTAGGCGGATTGATCTTTAGGTTATCTGACTTTCGGTGAATTAACCAAGAcatgaaagactgaaaataagtAAGAGGAAGAATGCTAAGGCTGACCCTCAGGCGGCATGGTAGctgcagtggtggtggtggtggtgttatgTTTGCAAGCTTGTGTTTATGCCGCTTGTACTTAGTGAGGAGTCACTGGTGAATTATGAAACTCTCTCTTTCTGCAGATTACGCTTCATGTCAGTAGAAATGGACAGCAGCAGTTTTATTCAGTTTGATGTGCCCGAGTACAGCAGCACTGTTCTGAGCCAGCTAAACGAACTCCGCCTGCAAGGGAAACTATGTGACATCATTGTCCACATTCAGGGTCAGCCATTCCGAGCCCACAAAGCAGTCCTCGCTGCCAGCTCCCCCTATTTCCGGGACCATTCAGCATTAAGTACCATGAGTGGCTTGTCAATATCTGTGATTAAAAATCCCAATGTGTTTGAAcagttgctttcattttgttACACTGGAAGAATGTCCTTGCAGCTGAAGGATGTTGTCAGTTTTCTGACTGCAGCCAGCTTTCTTCAGATGCAGTGTGTCATTGACAAGTGCACGCAGATCCTGGAGAGCATCCATTCAAAAATCAGCGTCGGAGATGTTGACTCTGTTACTGTTGGTGCGGAGGAGACATCAGAGAGTCGTAATGGAGTTAAGGACAGCAGCTTCTTTGCCAACCCGGTTGAGATCTCCCCTCCGTATTGCTCTCAGGTACGGCAGCCCACCACGAGCGGCGATCTTCGGATGGAGACGACGCCCAGCAAAGCCTTGCGCAGCCGCTTACAGGAGGAAGGGCACTCGGACCGAGGGAGCAGCGGGAGCGTTTCCGAGTACGAGATTCAGATAGAGGGGGACCACGAGCAAGGGGACCTGTTGGTGAGGGAGAGCCAGATCACTGAGGTGAAAGTGAAGATGGAGAAGTCTGACCGGCCCAGCTGTTCCGACAGCTCCTCCCTGGGGGACGACGGGTACCACACAGAGATGGTGGATGGGGAACAAGTTGTGGCAGTGAACGTGGGGTCCTACGGTTCCGTGCTGCAGCACGCATATTCCTACTCCCAAGCGGCCTCACAGCCAGCCAGCGTATCCGAAGCTTTTGGAAGTTTGAGTAATTCCAGCCCATCCAGATCCATGCTGAGCTGTTTCCGAGGAGGGCGTGCTCGCCAAAAGCGGGCTTTGTCTGTCCATCTGCACAGTGATCTGCAGGGCTTGGTGCAGGGTTCTGACAGTGAAGCGATGATGAATAACCCCGGGTATGAGAGCAGCCCCCGGGAGAGGAGTGCAAGAGGGCACTGGTACCCGTACAACGAGAGGCTGATCTGCATTTACTGTGGAAAGTCCTTCAACCAGAAGGGAAGCCTCGACAGGCACATGAGGCTCCATATGGGAATCACCCCCTTTGTGTGCAAGTTCTGCGGGAAGAAGTACACACGTAAGGACCAACTGGAGTACCACATCCGGGGCCATACTGATGACAAACCATTCCGCTGTGAGATCTGCGGCAAGTGCTTTCCATTCCAAGGTACCCTCAACCAGCACCTGCGGAAAAACCACCCTGGTGTAGCCGAAGTCAGGAGTCGCATCGAGTCCCCCGAGAGAACAGACGTGTATGTGGAACAGAAACTAGAAAACGATGCGTCGGCCTCAGAGATGGGCCTAGATTCCCGGATGGAAATTCACACAGTGTCTGATGCTCCTGATTAAGATGGTAACGAAGTGCACCCAAACAAAGCACATTAATCAATGCATATTTGTGATTTGCTTTGTTGTAATCTTTGGTTTTCCCAACCATCTGGAAATCTCTCCGTCTCTTGGCAGTTCTTCTAAGGTTTCTGGAAGGAACACTTCATTGTGTTTATCCTTTCCCCCGCCCTCCCTCTCCCAAGGAGCTCAAAGCATGAAGGGCAACGTATCCAGGGAAAACACAGGCTGACAGTATTCCTCTTTGGCTGAACTCTTAATCCCAAATCTGCCAGTGATTTAGCTATGCCAACTGGTTGACCCTACATTCTCTGCCAAGAGGCATACTCTCTCGTTGTGTGCACTGGCACCAGTGCGTTTCCACGGAGAGAGACTAGGATGCCGTCAGCTGATACAAATGGGTAaccttttctaatttaaaattacttttaagggGTAGTTagacaatttatatatatatataataaagcgattattatatatatagtatatatacattctcaaatttgattttattctggTTGAGGTGAATGTAAGaggaatatataatttaatacaatGTGAACAGGGCTTTTGACTCTGTCTCGTCCCCACCCAATGTTAGGGTTTTGCCCCTTTATTTCCCTTACAAAAGAATGTTGATaggttttcatatatattaatcATTGTGTCCAAAAGCAAGCAAAGCAAATCACAGTGTTCATAGCTCTGCTTCCTAACAAGTACATAAACCAAATGCCATAAAATGTATTCAACTCTAGTTGGAAACCGTTTGGAATTTTTGTTCGTTGTCCAGTAGGTAAGCTGGATGACCCGTGGTGCTGACCTTTTTACATATTGTAGTGTTATATTAGCCAGCCCCAAAGGAGCAGTGGTTTTCAATGTTTTTACTGGCCTACGAATCTACCTTCATTCCGTACTGTAGAAACACACCAGGTAACTAAATCGAATCACTCTACCATGAGTTAGTACTCACACTAAAGGAAAGGGATTTGTAGTTCTGTCTACAAAATTCTCCAAGcagtgttgtgggttttttttttttttcctcttttcaaacAGCTAGTTCAGGTGCACAGCAACTTTTTCTACATGCAGTTCCCAGGGAAACTGCAGAACTTGGAATTTGTACTTTTTGTAAAGATATACTCTATGGGAATTGCAAGCAATATATCTATCTTAGTATTGTGTGTGCTAACGAGAGCCTCAGTGGCTCCCCCACTCTCAGTGTTTCCTGCTTAAAGAAACCAACAGTCAAAAAGCCCTCTAAGATACTCTGTGTGTCACCAAATCTGTGTGTGTCACCATTTTTTGGGTCACGTGGTGCTATTTTTATGTTCTGTATCTTTTAGGTCAGTATAGTTGTAGAAAATGTGAAATCTAACGGTGATAgtgaattacaatttttttttccctctcctgagTTTATAGCTTGAAAAGAGACCTCAAAAGCATGTGCTTGCTGGCAAACGCATTACTGTATCAAAACACACCTGAGTCCTATTTGAAAAATGTCTTGTCAGTACTTTCGAAGTGTCTTCAGCTCTGTACTTTGTTTACCCGTCTGCTTCTAGTAAACAAAACAGGCTCTACGAGTTCGCTTTGGTACTGTGCACCCTGACAGAGTACTTTCGGAAGCAATTTGACGGTGAGTTTGTGCTGCGGGCCGCCCTGCCCGTAGGATGTCAGCGCTCCAGACTCCCTGCTGGAGAACCTTGGCTCTGAAGCCCGCAGCCAGTACATCTCCCCAGGAGAACGGCGCAAACcacccaaaagaaaaatagacataaaaagaCACAACTCGAGAGGCTTAGGAGTTGAGGGAGTACAGAAATGGACGTTTGCTGGTTTTCCATGCTTTTTTGGCTCTTAAGATACCAAGAATGGTGGGAGGTAGGGGGTGTCCGGGgaggttttgggggtttttgtttttgttttgttttcgttgttttgttctgttttgttttgttgagaaaagaaaatcattcgGGCCCTTGTGTGTGCTAAGCCCCCGGGGGTGGTCGCTGTGCGGTAGCTCGTCTCTAGCACACAGGATCTGTCTGTTCCCGCGTGAACGGCTGCGCCACACATCAGTGTTACTACGTACAGATGACACTCTAGTCCTGCTGCTCCCGAGGAGCAGCGTTTGCTAAATCGGGTATATAGTATGCCTTTTCCTGTCAAACTGCCTAAGTAAGGGGTGCGCGCTCTCCCTGAAGCACTCGCTCAACTCCTGTCAAAGCTGCGTGCCTCAAGGGGAGGCCGGACCCCCAGTGTTTACCCACTTAAATATGTTCTGGGGTTTCAGGTAAacgtttgtgatttttttttttttccttacacgAATACGttgggttttgatttttcttttaagaattaaatgcaaaaaatttGTGTGGTGGTAACAAGTTAAGTTCGTGACAAGAAACGCCCAAATGGAGGACATGAGAGGTCAGGCTCAGGGAAGGAACACCTCCTTTTCACTCAGGCTTGGGGCCTTCTGAGAGGTTTCCAGAGCATTCCGCGATAGATGAGACAAGTCAGGAGGGGAGAGCACTTGGGGCAGGTACCTCGAATATCCTGGTTCTTGTCACCGTTGTCAGTCTTAACCTTATTTACACGGAGTTCTGTGTATTTGTCAATTTGTTTCACTGGTTTGAGTTTACCAAAGAGTGACTTATCCAAAATTGTCTTTGACAAAACTATACATTGCTTTGATTGTACAGTTCAGGTTCAACCATTGTAATGGGACTGTTAAGGGGCAGAAAATTGATTGAGTTTCTCTCTAAGAACCATGATTCCGCATTTTGCAAGTTCCACTTGCTCCCATTCATGTTGCTAACACTTTACCCTTTCCACTGCTAGCAGTGTTAAGAATGAATTCTCAAGCCATAACCCAGTACTGTAAGGTTCCACAGGGCTTCGAGGAGGCAGCGCGTAGGCCAGCACCGAGCTGGGTAGCCTCTCTGAGCGAGCACGCTGTCGTGTTTCTCGGCGTGCGTGGCGGGTGGAAGGTTAACTCCATTCAGATCGGGCAGCAGCAATCAATTGTGCCTTGTCACAGGAGGATGTGCCAGGAGGATTAACATGGCCACAGAACAGAAACGTTCTCTCCCCGAAGTTCCCTCCACGTCTCCGCAGACGAAGTACGCTGTGTAACTCCTTAGAGCAACTCTTTTTTTGGAAAGCAAAGTCCCTATCTCTGTACAGGTTTAGGTTAGATGTTTCGTTTCTAACAGATGCAAAAACCAATTCAGATAAAAGCGATCTGTGAAGAAATCTTTTACAGCAAAACATATCCTGAATTCATACAGGTCTGTTCATAATTGAGTCTCTCCTTGAGCTACCTTTTCAAATACGTAGACAATGTGAAGACAGTGACAGCGTCCTTTTCTATAGGTGTTTAACCTGCTATTACAAACtgtgaaaacaaagaattttatactttactAACGTTTGTGGGTTTTAAACAGTTCCTTTCGTTCTGATCAGTTCTTTCCCCTCTAATTTCTACTAAAGCTgtaaatacatttagaaattatatttgtaaatacagCACACGAAGACAAGTTCATTTTTTGGTTAGCGGAAAGCCTCCCAATTGGCTCTGCTTTGGCAGTTTtggtttcgtgtgtgtgtgtgtgtgtgtgtgtgtgtgcgcgtgcgcgcgtgtgtgtatggttggttttgttgtgtgtgtgtttgtgtgtgtgtgtgtgtgtttttttttaatacagcagAAAGGATACTGTCGGTTCACTGTTAAGCAGAATATACTGTAGAactaaattgaaaatttttcaatCTTCCAGAGCATGAGTAGATGTCTTTTCTCATGACAGCAGTTATAACCAagtctttgtttttcccttagcCCAGACCATAGGCCTGCATATGTTCGTGTgcggttttatttttacttttattttgacgGCCTAGACTCTAGGAAGAATTTGCAGGAACACAAAacaagggctgggggtgggggtgggggtgggaatcatCTCTGTGAATGAGCTTTACTTTCAAGaaatcaatgtattttattttaacaactttttCTATTAGTTactgtgatttttgttgttgtctttgttATTGTTAAATTCTGTAATGGTTTCCTGTGAAGCCTCCACTGAAAGGGACTCAAATATGCAACACCTAAACTATTTTCCAAGGGCACATGCCCCTTGAATGGTGCTTCTAGACTGGTCAGggttatttattaaattttatatatgaaagtATTGGGGAAttatgtaaattctttatatgGAACTATCTAGTTCATAAATCATAGATTTCATATTACTCAGTGCAACTGAACTGAACGTTCAGAAGAGTCATTCACATTGTTCCAAATTTGTAATGGTTGTCACACGCCACACACGTCTTCTTCAGTAAGTGCCAGAGCGTTCCCACTGTTTCTGCCCAGTGCCCGACTTCTCTGCCCGGAAGAGGACCTTGTTTCCCCCGGTTCCCCTCTGGGGCTGGCACAGACAGGGCTGCCCTAGTTCTGGCTCCAGCCCTGGAGTAAGCCTTGCAGCAGATTCAGTAACCAGACCTCTTGCTGCCCCTCGGTGACGAGTATGCTGTGAATTCAACCTTTGGACTTGCCGCCCAAGCCCTTGGTTGCTGCCCTGACTATAGTAAGAGGTAAACTTACCTGGTTTCTTTGAGAATGATCATTTTCCTAATGTGAAAACCATCtctctctcaccacttttattagTAGGGCTAACATTTTTTTCCGTTATAAATGGTTGAGCAATTTGAATGACTTAACACAGTGTCATTATCTTGCAATATAAACTGGTAACCTCACAAGTCCACACTTCATCGCCATATGAAGTAAATGAAGCTAGCTAAGCGGATGCTGTATCAACTAGTAACTTGCCATTAAGGATTATTTTATAGCATGAATTTAAGACTATTTATTCAAATGATATTTTACTcttgtattcattttgttttagatttgtgACATGAATATTTCAGTGCTGCTTAATTTTGTTCTGAATTCTCGTTTCTTGCTTGTAAATGGCTTTTTTATGGTATAAAGTCAATGGAAATTGctgtttgtaaataaaaatgctgCTAGAGCAAATGTGCTGTGGCCTCCCTCTGCATTTGCCCCTCCGGCCTCCGAGAGTCCCGCTGGCTCTGCCGACGTCTGCCGTGGCATAATTTCTGTAACCGCTGCTTTTGAGAGGTTGGGATTTCACAAGAAGCTCTTGTGCCACCGCGGTGCTGCgaagaggagaaagaagtagGTGTATTTCTATATCCCTCTCTCCCGTGTGGTGAAGACTGATTGTCGGGGGCCGCTGTGTGCGCCCGGTCTCCCCTAGAACGAATCGCTGGTGACTCCTGTGCCCACGTGCCTGCGGAAGCACCCCTTCGGCTCCCCGGGATGTGCCGTGTTCGCTCCCGCCGCAGAGCGTGGAGCCGTACGCGTGGTTTCCGCTGCCTCCAGTCGTCTTCTCCCTGCCAGCCAGTTAACTCGTCCTCAGATTGCAGCTCAGGCCTCCTTCCGTCAGGGAACCCTTCCTACGGTCAGGCCCCTTCCCACTTCCTCCTGCCCTTCAGAGTATGTATTTCTCGTGCGCGCGCGTGTCCATCgtttatttacattctagttagttagcatatagtataataCTGGTTCTaggagtgattcatcacttacatcatCAGCGCGTATTTTAACTGATAATTATATACTGATGTGTTCACTTAatgtctctccctctggcctATGATGTCAGCTTCATGACAGCAGGGATCCAGGACCTGGCACTGCAGCAATAAGGGTTGAACGAATGAGCAAATAAGTGCCTGTGTTCTGGGAGGTTCTAGCAGGGAGGGCAGCACGGTTGGGAAACAGGCAGGGATTAAACTTGGCTCCTAGTCTGCTGGAGCTGACTCGTTCCTTGCTCCTCGCTGTAAAACAGGGCCTCCCCTCTCAACAGGGCTCCTGTTCAGCGAAGTGGGCAATGAGATGGAGGGCAACGAGATGGACCCCGGTGTG carries:
- the ZBTB34 gene encoding zinc finger and BTB domain-containing protein 34 isoform X1; translation: MENLTEESDSRLRFMSVEMDSSSFIQFDVPEYSSTVLSQLNELRLQGKLCDIIVHIQGQPFRAHKAVLAASSPYFRDHSALSTMSGLSISVIKNPNVFEQLLSFCYTGRMSLQLKDVVSFLTAASFLQMQCVIDKCTQILESIHSKISVGDVDSVTVGAEETSESRNGVKDSSFFANPVEISPPYCSQVRQPTTSGDLRMETTPSKALRSRLQEEGHSDRGSSGSVSEYEIQIEGDHEQGDLLVRESQITEVKVKMEKSDRPSCSDSSSLGDDGYHTEMVDGEQVVAVNVGSYGSVLQHAYSYSQAASQPASVSEAFGSLSNSSPSRSMLSCFRGGRARQKRALSVHLHSDLQGLVQGSDSEAMMNNPGYESSPRERSARGHWYPYNERLICIYCGKSFNQKGSLDRHMRLHMGITPFVCKFCGKKYTRKDQLEYHIRGHTDDKPFRCEICGKCFPFQGTLNQHLRKNHPGVAEVRSRIESPERTDVYVEQKLENDASASEMGLDSRMEIHTVSDAPD
- the ZBTB34 gene encoding zinc finger and BTB domain-containing protein 34 isoform X3; translation: MRLRFMSVEMDSSSFIQFDVPEYSSTVLSQLNELRLQGKLCDIIVHIQGQPFRAHKAVLAASSPYFRDHSALSTMSGLSISVIKNPNVFEQLLSFCYTGRMSLQLKDVVSFLTAASFLQMQCVIDKCTQILESIHSKISVGDVDSVTVGAEETSESRNGVKDSSFFANPVEISPPYCSQVRQPTTSGDLRMETTPSKALRSRLQEEGHSDRGSSGSVSEYEIQIEGDHEQGDLLVRESQITEVKVKMEKSDRPSCSDSSSLGDDGYHTEMVDGEQVVAVNVGSYGSVLQHAYSYSQAASQPASVSEAFGSLSNSSPSRSMLSCFRGGRARQKRALSVHLHSDLQGLVQGSDSEAMMNNPGYESSPRERSARGHWYPYNERLICIYCGKSFNQKGSLDRHMRLHMGITPFVCKFCGKKYTRKDQLEYHIRGHTDDKPFRCEICGKCFPFQGTLNQHLRKNHPGVAEVRSRIESPERTDVYVEQKLENDASASEMGLDSRMEIHTVSDAPD
- the ZBTB34 gene encoding zinc finger and BTB domain-containing protein 34 isoform X2; the encoded protein is MSVEMDSSSFIQFDVPEYSSTVLSQLNELRLQGKLCDIIVHIQGQPFRAHKAVLAASSPYFRDHSALSTMSGLSISVIKNPNVFEQLLSFCYTGRMSLQLKDVVSFLTAASFLQMQCVIDKCTQILESIHSKISVGDVDSVTVGAEETSESRNGVKDSSFFANPVEISPPYCSQVRQPTTSGDLRMETTPSKALRSRLQEEGHSDRGSSGSVSEYEIQIEGDHEQGDLLVRESQITEVKVKMEKSDRPSCSDSSSLGDDGYHTEMVDGEQVVAVNVGSYGSVLQHAYSYSQAASQPASVSEAFGSLSNSSPSRSMLSCFRGGRARQKRALSVHLHSDLQGLVQGSDSEAMMNNPGYESSPRERSARGHWYPYNERLICIYCGKSFNQKGSLDRHMRLHMGITPFVCKFCGKKYTRKDQLEYHIRGHTDDKPFRCEICGKCFPFQGTLNQHLRKNHPGVAEVRSRIESPERTDVYVEQKLENDASASEMGLDSRMEIHTVSDAPD